TGAGTGCGCCTTTTGGAGGTGTGCCTATTTTATTAAAAGATATGTCCCAAAATGTAAAAGATTCTCCTGCGACTGCAGGAGCGAAGTTATTGAAAAGTAATGTAGCTGTAAGAAACAGCTATTTTGTGGATAAGTTGATAAAAGCAGGCTTTATTGTGCTGGGTCATACAAATGCACCGGAATTCGGTTTGAAAAACATTACAGAGCCTGACCTGCATGGGGCTTCAAGAAATCCACTCAACTTTAAGCATTCTCCCGGAGGCTCAAGCGGGGGAGCTGCTTCTGCTGTAGGCAGTGGAATGGTACCTGTAGCCGGTGCCAGCGACGGGGGTGGTTCTATCCGTATTCCTGCATCTTTTTCAGGATTAATAGGATTAAAGCCGACAAGAGGACGAATGCCGGTTGGACCAGGAGCAGGAAGGCAGTGGCAGGGTGCAGCAATTGATTTCTTTTTGACAAAATCCATTCGGGATACGGCAGCATTGTTGGAGTCAATGCAGGTCTATCAGAAAGAGGCTGCATTTCATACACCGCTGTATCAAAAGGGGTATCACGAATCATTAAATAGAAAGTATCAATTTAAAATTGGTTATTCAATTATTTCCCCAGTTGGAACGCCTGTAAGTGACGGTGCTGTGCGTGCAGTTTTAGAAACAGTGGAAAAACTTAGACTGGCAGGATTTCAATGCGAAGAAGTTACGCCTTCGATAGATGGAAAGGAGCTGATGAGACAGTATTATATGATGAACAGCGGAGAAATG
This region of Jeotgalibacillus malaysiensis genomic DNA includes:
- a CDS encoding amidase encodes the protein MKTEEFSKLDATEVAHLIKTRQITPKEAVETSLSIIDSKNPQVNAVTHLRAEKALVEAEQTHMSAPFGGVPILLKDMSQNVKDSPATAGAKLLKSNVAVRNSYFVDKLIKAGFIVLGHTNAPEFGLKNITEPDLHGASRNPLNFKHSPGGSSGGAASAVGSGMVPVAGASDGGGSIRIPASFSGLIGLKPTRGRMPVGPGAGRQWQGAAIDFFLTKSIRDTAALLESMQVYQKEAAFHTPLYQKGYHESLNRKYQFKIGYSIISPVGTPVSDGAVRAVLETVEKLRLAGFQCEEVTPSIDGKELMRQYYMMNSGEMAAMVHNLEQAFNKKLTLEDVEIESWALYQAGLKCSAGDFSRSLAAWDQASATMHAFHQSYDLYLTPAAADTAPLIGQLGHSNSMRKSLEQIDTLSASAQQELIYEMFEPSLTLTPYTQLANLTGQPAISLPLYTAENGLPIGVQLMAPKGNEHWLLNISNILLGAD